The DNA sequence AGAAAAATCACATAATTGATTTAACTGAAAAAGGTAGGGAGTTTTTGGCAAACCTTTCACCTGAAGACAGAGAATTTTTCGTCCTGCCCGACCTTGGAACTGAAATAAGTATAATTGAAAATGATCCATATCTTACCCCAGCGCAAAAGCAAAGGAAAAAAGAGGAACTATATCGTCTTTATTCAGAGCGAAGCGATAAAGTTCATTCAATTAGACAATTGCTCAGAGCCTATATCATGTTTGAAAAAGATGTTGATTACATTGTGCAAGATGGGAAAGTTTTAATTGTTGATGAGTTTACAGGTAGAGTGTTGCCCGGAAGGAGATATTCTGAAGGATTACATCAAGCAATTGAAGCAAAGGAAGGTGTCAAAGTTGAGCAAGATACGCAAACGCTTGCGACTATTACTATTCAGAATTACTTCAGGATGTATAAGAAACTCGCTGGAATGACTGGTACAGCAGCGACTGAGGCGCAGGAGTTTTGGGAAATTTATAAACTTGATGTAGTTGTTATCCCAACAAACAAACCGTGCATAAGAATTGATTATGACGATGTAATTTACAGGACGAAGAGGGAGAAATACAACGCTGTAATTGAAGAAATAGAGCGAATGCATAAAATTGGTCGCCCTGTGCTTGTTGGAACCACAAGCGTTGAAGTTTCTGAACTTTTGAGCAGAATGCTTAAGCGTCGCGGGATTCCGCATAATGTCTTGAACGCTAAACATCATCAAAGAGAAGCAGAGATCGTTGCAAACGCTGGGCTTCGTGGAATGGTTACGATTGCAACGAATATGGCAGGACGCGGAACCGATATTAAACTCGGTCCAGGAGTTGCAGAACTTGGAGGATTGCACGTGATCGGAACAGAAAGACACGAGGCAAGGAGAATTGATCTTCAATTGAGGGGACGTTCAGGAAGACAAGGTGATCCAGGTTCGTCAAGATTTTTCCTTTCTCTTGAAGATGACCTCTTGCGTTTGTTCGGAAGCGAAAGAATTGCAAATATAATGCAACGACTTGGATATAAAGATGGTGAGCCAATTCAGCATCCGATGGTGACGAAAAGCGTTGAAAGAGCACAGAAGAAAGTTGAACAAAATAACTTTGCAATAAGAAAAAGATTGCTTGAATATGACGATGTGTTGAATAAACAAAGAGAAGTTGTCTATAGCCTGAGAAGACACGCACTTTTAGGCGAGAGGATTGAAGACGATCTACTTGATATGTTAATTGATTATGTTGAAGATATAGTTGAAAGATATTATCCAGCGCTTGATTATCAAGCTCTTAAGGAAGAATTGGTGAGAACACTTCTTATTGACTTAAAGATCACACCTGATGAATTTGAAAAGCTCGGGAAAGAAGGTCTCAAAGAAAAAATTTATAACGATGCGCTTGAGTTTTATGAGCAGAAAAAATCGCAACTTGGAGAGGAATTGATGTTTGCTTTAATAAAAATGGCGATGCTTCAAGTTATAGATCAAAGATGGCAAGAACATTTAAGAGAAATGGATGAATTGCGAGAGGGAATTCACCTGCGTGCGTATGCTCAAAAAGACCCACTCGTTGAGTATAAAACCGAGGCATTTGAAATGTTTATGGAGATGATGAGAAGGATAAGAAGTGGAGTTTTAAGCATCGTGTTTAGGATGTTTCCACTCGTTCCTGAAGAAGTTGTTGAAAGAAGACCGAGAAGACCAAGAAGAGAGCAACTTAACCTTGTGCATCAGGAGTCAATCGGTATGGGCTTGAAAGTTATGACCGGCGAAACAGATGTTGCAACTGCCACTGCTGTTAAACCAAATGTGAAATTACAACCTATTAAGGTCACTCAAAAAGTCGGGCGAAATGACCCTTGCCCGTGCGGAAGCGGGAAAAAATATAAACATTGTCACGGGAAAATATAAAAAACTGGGAAGATGAAAATTTTCAACTTGTTCCTGTTTTTCTTTTTGTTTTTTAAAATTTCGTATGCCCAAGAACTTTTTAACCTAATTGATCACGGAGTCACTAAAGAGCTTGAAATTAAATTTGAGAAACCGCAGGTAAGAGAAATTCAAATTGCTGGAAATACATATTCTGTTATATCACTTGAAAATTTCACCAATGTCTCTCTCCTTCCAAATTTCATCCCTTACTATAGCTTTTTTCTCTCATCTACACAAACCCCAAGAATTGATATACTTAATTTTGAGTTTGACGAAATTGTATTGAATCATCCATTGCCGATGATGAAGGAGTTTTCTTTACCAGATAAAGTTGAATTTAAAGAGGAATTTTTCACAGGTGAAAAAATTTACGATTTGGTTTACCTTGGCAAGCTACGCGGTGTTGATCTTTTCGGCTTGCTTGTTTTTCCGTACAGAGTTGAGGAAGGGAAGTTGAGATACTTAAAAGAGATAAAATTTTTAATTTCATCCGGCACAATTTCAAAAGTTGATGTTGAAAAAATTTTTTCAACTCCGAAGATAAACGCATATAACATTAACTTCAAATCTCAACAAACCTCGCAAGAGTTTGAATACAAAATCTTCATCAGAAAAGATGGAATTTACAAGATAACATATGAGGATCTTAAAAAGTCAGGAATTGATTTGAAAGGAACTAAAGCATCAAAGTTGAAGCTTAAAAACAACGGTCTTGAAATTCCTATCTATGTTTATTCAGGTGGTGACGGAATTTTTAATGAAGGTGATTACATTGAATTTTATGCCGAGGGGAGAAAAAATAAATTCGCTAATGGAAAAAGAGATCTTTACAATGATCCGTTTACAGATGTAAATGTTTATTTCCTTGAAATTGGTGAAAGCGATGGTATGAGATTAGCAGAGGAAACTGGAGTTAGATTTTTTGATAATTTCATCAATCTCCGTGGCGCTTCGTTTCATTCAACGCTTCATTTTGAGAAAGATTTTATTTTTGATAGGTTGGATGAGATTGATCTCAATTTAACTTATGATCATCGCGATCATTGGTTTTGGGCATATTTAAATTCAAATCAACAGAGAGATTTTGAGGTTTATATACCTACTCCTGATCCGTTAAGTTTAGACAATGTGAAAATTAAAGTCGCATTTCACGGGATAACATCAACTGCTTCAATTAATCCTGAACACATTGCGGATGTTTTCGTTAATAATCAAAGAATTTTAACAACCCGGTGGGATGATCAGACACTTCACATAATATCATCCGAGGTTTCAGGCTACCCCGTACCAAATAATTATCTGAAAAGTGGAACAAATAAGATAACAATCTCTAATTCAAGCGACGGCAAAATTGCTAATACATCATTTGCAGTTAACTGGTTTGAGATAACCTATAGACGACTTTATCAAGCGGATAAAGATGAAATAAGATTTAAAATTCCACCCGAATACAAAAGCGGTTATTTCAGATTTGAACTTTTTGGATTCAAGAACCCAAACATAAGTATCTA is a window from the Candidatus Kryptonium sp. genome containing:
- the secA gene encoding preprotein translocase subunit SecA, whose product is MLIKLLRKLFPSKNEKDLKALIPIVNRINEIYSTLNTLTDAELRAKTDEFKARIKERTKHIEDRIEELKTRVREDKELTRDERLEIYDEIEKLEKELFREEQKALDEILPEAYAVVKETCRRLVGKSWEVTGHKIVWDMIPFDVQLMGAIVLHQGKIAEMATGEGKTLVATMPAYLNALTGRGVHIVTVNDYLALRDSQWMGKIYEFLGLTVGCIQNWMNTEQRKAQYNCDITYGTNNEFGFDYLRDNMAIDPNDIVQRGHYYAIIDEVDSILIDEARTPLIISGPVPETEHKFDWMKPKVERLVTAQINLVSKIVDEAEKLLNEGKFDEAGVLLLKAHRGAPKHKKLRKLLAEPEYNKLLVDTELEFLKDQGIKMRQIDEDLYFVVDEKNHIIDLTEKGREFLANLSPEDREFFVLPDLGTEISIIENDPYLTPAQKQRKKEELYRLYSERSDKVHSIRQLLRAYIMFEKDVDYIVQDGKVLIVDEFTGRVLPGRRYSEGLHQAIEAKEGVKVEQDTQTLATITIQNYFRMYKKLAGMTGTAATEAQEFWEIYKLDVVVIPTNKPCIRIDYDDVIYRTKREKYNAVIEEIERMHKIGRPVLVGTTSVEVSELLSRMLKRRGIPHNVLNAKHHQREAEIVANAGLRGMVTIATNMAGRGTDIKLGPGVAELGGLHVIGTERHEARRIDLQLRGRSGRQGDPGSSRFFLSLEDDLLRLFGSERIANIMQRLGYKDGEPIQHPMVTKSVERAQKKVEQNNFAIRKRLLEYDDVLNKQREVVYSLRRHALLGERIEDDLLDMLIDYVEDIVERYYPALDYQALKEELVRTLLIDLKITPDEFEKLGKEGLKEKIYNDALEFYEQKKSQLGEELMFALIKMAMLQVIDQRWQEHLREMDELREGIHLRAYAQKDPLVEYKTEAFEMFMEMMRRIRSGVLSIVFRMFPLVPEEVVERRPRRPRREQLNLVHQESIGMGLKVMTGETDVATATAVKPNVKLQPIKVTQKVGRNDPCPCGSGKKYKHCHGKI